From Spirosoma aerolatum, one genomic window encodes:
- a CDS encoding LPD3 domain-containing protein, with product MTRSALRNIHNGWSVTRFDKLVEPHLFQITYDALANAIDLGYGTVAYNLPTRAFVDQLKTSVAHFAARKSYQQAKDLAALLDKNGTRRPWPEFKKLAKPIVGNYNERWLKTEYDTGSRAARMAQKFQKWEQAKHLYPNLKYLPSRAATPRQEHKPYYGLVRPIDDVFWNTHLPPSAFNCQCSVEQSDESVTAIPEGPAPEPGLANNPARSGQLFDNDASGYSQNLNDHQQTAIDEAGVKQQLKLARTTTLEAVTRQILERDIAIEREEIGQIDFTRKGLKEAINQPHRHYLAKLDLIANDLIDVMLKAEYVGVHPNTKPDKKPHIKAYHYFTFTLAGDPSYVVVEESIQGKFTLYTIADTQK from the coding sequence TTGACGCGTTCCGCTCTCCGTAACATCCATAACGGATGGTCCGTCACACGGTTTGATAAGCTGGTTGAGCCGCACTTGTTTCAGATCACCTACGATGCCCTGGCAAACGCTATCGACCTGGGCTATGGCACCGTGGCCTATAACCTGCCTACCCGCGCTTTTGTCGATCAGCTCAAAACATCAGTCGCTCATTTTGCCGCCCGAAAGTCCTACCAGCAAGCCAAAGACCTGGCCGCGCTCCTGGACAAAAACGGCACCCGCCGTCCCTGGCCTGAGTTCAAGAAACTGGCCAAACCCATCGTCGGTAATTACAATGAGCGATGGCTAAAAACCGAGTACGACACGGGGAGCCGAGCCGCACGGATGGCGCAAAAGTTTCAAAAATGGGAACAAGCTAAACACCTCTACCCAAACCTGAAATATTTACCCAGCCGAGCGGCCACACCCCGCCAGGAGCATAAGCCGTATTATGGCCTCGTGCGTCCGATTGACGATGTGTTCTGGAATACCCATTTGCCGCCTTCGGCCTTCAACTGTCAATGCTCCGTCGAGCAGTCCGACGAATCGGTAACGGCTATTCCCGAAGGACCAGCGCCTGAACCCGGCCTAGCCAACAACCCGGCCCGGTCGGGCCAGCTATTCGATAATGACGCGTCGGGCTATTCGCAAAACCTGAACGATCACCAGCAAACTGCTATCGATGAAGCTGGCGTTAAACAGCAGCTCAAACTCGCCCGGACAACTACCCTGGAAGCGGTCACCCGTCAGATTCTGGAACGAGACATAGCCATTGAACGGGAGGAGATCGGCCAGATTGATTTTACCCGGAAAGGACTCAAAGAAGCCATCAACCAACCGCATCGCCATTACCTGGCTAAGCTGGATTTGATCGCCAATGACCTGATCGATGTGATGCTGAAGGCGGAGTACGTTGGCGTTCACCCCAACACCAAGCCGGACAAAAAACCGCATATCAAGGCGTACCATTATTTCACTTTTACCCTGGCAGGTGACCCCTCGTATGTGGTGGTGGAAGAATCGATACAGGGCAAATTCACCCTCTACACGATTGCTGATACCCAGAAGTGA
- a CDS encoding phage portal protein family protein: protein MAKKKANTPSQNQSVVVQDFGINIQTVDRSRMDLNRWRLALQAAESVLQPTRRLLYNLYADAYLDEHLRSVMDQRRVALTDVKLTFKRNGEVVEDIQRIINSEGFEELVTHLHDSRYYGYSLCYADLTAKNGLGEPEPIVELVPREHVIPSRTLVVVDPNSMEGIDYSQPPYTHLYIAAGKPKDLGLLAVAAVLVLIKRGDVSDWATFNEVFGQPTRVFYYTSNDPAQKNQVESAAKNTGSMSYIVLPDGSKVEFPDVNKTGSADTYQRLMQAMDAGMSKLIVGQTMTTENGSSRSQGEVHERLAEKIARSDQRFILNILNSRVRALMAAQGLPTDGQFEFEETKAKLTETEQLTNAISVHTKVAPIELQWFTDTFGYPFDEAEIERRRQAIPATEPDEDDQQPADKKKTNPKRSKPKTKPSQAGPAGKQKNTIPERRLLELWEEFKGFFAQALIR from the coding sequence ATGGCGAAGAAAAAGGCCAATACCCCTTCTCAAAATCAGTCGGTCGTCGTTCAGGACTTTGGGATCAACATCCAGACCGTTGATCGGAGCCGGATGGATTTGAACCGCTGGCGGCTGGCACTCCAGGCCGCTGAAAGCGTTCTTCAGCCGACCCGACGTTTGCTTTATAACCTCTACGCGGATGCCTACCTGGACGAACACTTACGGTCGGTCATGGATCAGCGACGCGTAGCCCTGACGGACGTTAAACTAACCTTTAAGCGAAACGGTGAGGTAGTCGAAGACATCCAGCGGATCATCAATAGCGAAGGCTTTGAGGAGCTGGTCACCCATTTGCACGATTCACGCTACTATGGCTATTCACTTTGCTACGCTGACCTGACGGCTAAGAATGGACTAGGCGAACCCGAACCCATCGTAGAGCTGGTACCCAGGGAACACGTCATTCCGTCGCGCACCCTGGTTGTTGTTGACCCCAACAGCATGGAAGGGATCGACTACAGCCAGCCCCCCTACACCCATCTGTATATTGCCGCTGGCAAACCAAAGGACTTAGGGCTACTCGCCGTTGCCGCCGTACTGGTCTTAATCAAACGGGGGGATGTCAGCGACTGGGCAACGTTTAACGAAGTGTTCGGCCAGCCAACCCGCGTGTTCTACTACACCAGCAACGACCCCGCCCAAAAGAACCAGGTTGAGTCAGCGGCCAAGAACACGGGCAGTATGTCTTACATCGTGCTCCCCGATGGGAGTAAGGTTGAATTTCCCGATGTCAACAAGACAGGCAGCGCCGACACCTATCAACGGCTTATGCAGGCAATGGATGCAGGCATGAGTAAACTGATCGTTGGTCAGACAATGACGACCGAGAACGGGAGTAGCCGAAGCCAGGGCGAAGTACACGAGCGACTAGCCGAAAAGATTGCCCGGTCAGATCAGCGGTTCATTCTAAATATTTTGAATAGCCGGGTACGGGCACTCATGGCCGCACAGGGACTTCCGACCGACGGGCAATTCGAGTTCGAGGAAACCAAAGCCAAGCTCACCGAAACCGAGCAGCTTACCAACGCCATCAGCGTTCACACCAAGGTAGCGCCCATCGAATTACAGTGGTTTACGGACACCTTTGGCTATCCCTTCGATGAAGCCGAAATCGAACGGCGTCGGCAAGCCATACCCGCTACCGAACCAGACGAAGACGACCAGCAGCCAGCGGACAAAAAGAAAACTAACCCCAAACGGTCAAAACCTAAGACCAAGCCAAGCCAGGCCGGGCCAGCCGGAAAGCAGAAGAACACCATCCCGGAACGTCGATTACTGGAGCTTTGGGAGGAGTTTAAAGGTTTTTTCGCCCAAGCCCTGATCCGGTAG